CCGCACCCGCAGCACCTGCTCGCCGCGCGGGATGGCCCACGTCAGCAGCTGCGCCGACGCCAGCGGGACGTCCGTGCGCCGGTAAGCCGCGTGCAGGACGTCCACCAGCGACGCGCCCGAGGCAGACCCCGGGGTCAGGCGCACGAGAGTGCTCCACCCGCCGTCGACCTCCGCGACGCCGAAGCGGTTGCCCGCGCGGTCGACGTGCTGGCGCACCTTCACCGGCCCGGCCACGCGGTGCAGCGGGTCCGGGCTGTCGCGGCGGGTGTCGTGACGTCGCAGCCGGTACGCCGTCCACGTCAGCGTCCAGCCCGCGAGGTGCCGTCCGGCGAACCGCACCGACGTCGCCAGCACGACCAGCCCCGCCCCCGCGGCGACGCCGATCCGCACGGGCTGCGTGACGCCGTCGAGCAGCCACGCGAGCAGGACGGCGAGCGCGGCGATCTCCCAGACGGCGGCCTGCAGCGGCCGGACCGGCAGCAGCCAGGGCAGCACTGTGGCGGCGGGCCGGGACGGTGCCGGGCGAACGGCGGTATCGACGGACACGGGCTCCCCTTTCCCCGAGTCTTTCCCCCGAGCCTGCGACGCTACTGCCTCCCCAGATGTGGTGTGGGCGTAAAAATTACCCTCGCCCGGGGTGAATCCGGTGCCTAGCATCGGGCACTCGGGAGGTCGACGCACACCGGGGGCACAGCAGCGTGTGGACGCAGCGGGATCAGATCCAGGCGTACCAGTTCCTCCGCCGCAGGCTCGTTTCCGCGCTCGTCGCCGCCGACGCCAACCACCCCGTCTCGCCCAGCCGCCGTCTCGTCCTGGGCACGGCGCTGGGGCTCGCGGCGGCCCTGCTCGTCACCGCCGTCTTCGGCGTCATCGGCCTGCTGAACCCTGCCGGCGGCAAGGACTGGCTGGCCGGCGGCAAGGTGATCGTCGAGGAGGGCACCGGCGCGCGGTTCGTGCTCGGCGCCGACGGCGTGCTGCACCCGGTGCTCAACTACGCGTCCGCGCGGCTGCTGGCCGGCGGCAACGGCGACGCGACCGTGTCGGTGTCCTCGGCGAACCTCGGCAAGGCGGGCCGCGGCACCCCGATCGGCATCCCCGGCGCGCCCGACTCGGTGCCCGCGCGGGGCGCGCTCGCCGCCGCCGCCTGGACGAGCTGCAGCCGCACCACCCAGGACGCCCCCGCGTCGGAGGAGCCACGCACCGCCGTGCTGCTGGCCGCGCCCGCGTCCGGCGTCGAGCTGCCACGCGACCAGGGCGTGATCGTCCGGCTGCCGCGGGGAGAGCGGTTCCTGCTCGCCGGCGGGCGGCGCTACAAGCTGAGCGACGAGGCCGCGACCGCGCTGCAGTTCGACAGCTACCCGACGATCGCGGTGTCCGCGCGGTGGATCGACACCGTCCCGGCGGGACGCGACCTCGCCGCGCTGCCGGTCGGCGGCGCCGGCGACCCGGGCCCCGCGGTGGGCGGCCGCGGCACCCGCGTCGGCGAAGTCCTCGCCGTCGTGGACGCGATGGCCGCGCCCGGCACGGCGACGTCGTACTACCTCGTCCGCGCCGACGGGCTCGAGCCGGTCGGGCAGACCGAGGCGAGCCTGCTCGTGACGACGGCGGCCAACGCCGCGGCCTACCCCGGGCCGCCCGCGCCGGTGGAGGTCCGCGCGGCGGACGTCGCCGCGGTGCCGAAGGTCGCCGCGCCGCGGGCCGGTGGCGCCGACCCGGCGGCCTACCCCGACCGCATCCCCGGCAAGGCGCCGATCACCGGGAATTCCGTGGCGCTGTGCGTTCAGGGCAACCGCTTGCTCGTTTCGGCCGAATTCCCGCTTCCCGTTGGCGCCAGGGCAATCCAGGTCGCCACCCGGACCGAAGCACGGGTGGCGGACGAGGTCTTCGTTCCCCCGTCGGGGGGAGCCGTCGTCGTCGAATCCGGCTCGGTCACGACTTACCTGGTGACCGACACCGGCCGGAAGTACCCGGTGGTGAACGCGCAGGCTTTGGCCTCGCTCGGCTACGGAGGAGCCGCCAGGCCGCCGATCGCAGGTAGTTTGCTGGCATTGGTGCCGACGGGCCCCGCGCTGGACCCGGCCACGGCCGGGCAGCCGGCTCCGTCGGGTGGAACGGGGTGAAAGTCGTGCACATGACAGAAGAGCGTTCGACCGGCGACGCGGTGGGCCAGGGGCGGGTCCGCGTCGCGGTGATCGAAGACCACCCGCTGTACCGCGTCTCCGTGGAGCGGGTACTGGCCGAAGCCGGTTTCGTCGAACTCGGCGCGGTGGTCGACTCGGTCGCCCGCTTCCACGTCCACCGGCAGCCGCCGGGCAGCGTGGTCCTGCTCGACCTCGGCCTCCCGGGCGTGGCGGGCGCGGCGGCGGTGCTGGAGGTCTGCGAACTCGGCCACCACGTGCTCGTCGTCTCCGCCCAGGCGGAGCCGGAGGTCGTGCTCGGCGCGATCGCCGCGGGAGCGCGCGGGTTCCTCTCGAAGGACGTCGACGCGGACGAGCTGCTGATCGCGATCAAGACGGTCGCCGACGGCGGCGCGTACGTCTCCGCCGTCGTCGCCGGGATGATCATGAAGGACAACGCCGACCGGCCCGCCACGTCGGCCGAAGTCGAGCTGTCCCCGCGTGAAGAGCAGGTGCTGCGGCTGGTGGCGGCGGGGGAGCGCGACGTCGACATCGCGTTGATCCTCGGCATCGGCGTCCGCACCGTGCGCGGCTACCTCGACCGGATCCGCGACAAGACCGGTGAACGGCGGCGGCCGGGCCTGGTCAAGGAGGCCATCCGGCGCGGCCTGATCGGCGGCACGGACCCCCGGCGCGGCGGCCGCAAGTGACCGCCGCCCGGAGCATCCACGTCGGCGTGATCGAGGACCACCCGCTCTACCGGTACGCGCTGACCCGCGTGCTCACCGAGGCCCCGGACATCCGGCTCGGGGCGGTCGCCGACTCGGTGGCCCGGTTCGCGGTCCAGGACCAGCCGGCGGGCAGCGTCGTCGTCCTCGACCTCAAGCTGCGCGGCGTCCAGGACGCGGCCGCGGTCCTGGAAGTGGGGCAGATGGGGCACAAGGTGCTGGTGGTGTCCGCGCACGCGGAGCAGCCGGAGGTCCTCGGCGCGATGCAGGCGGGCGCGAAGGGCTTCCTGTCCAAGGACGTCGACGGCGACGAGCTCCTGCGTGCGATCCGCACGATCGCCGACGACAACGCGTACGTCTCGCCGACGCTGGCCGGGATGATCATCCAGGACAGCGAAGAGCGGCACGCGGGGCCGAAAATCGTGTTGTCGGAACGGGAAAAGCAGGTGCTGCGGCTGGTGGCGGCGGGGGAGCGGGACGTCGACGTCGCCGAGATCCTCAACATCAGCGTCCGCACGGTCCGGTCCTACCTGGACCGTATCCGCGACAAGACCGGCGAGCGCCGCCGCGCGGGGTTCGTCCGCGTCGCGATCCGCGAAGGCCTGCTCCGCTAGCCGTAACTCGCGTGTCTGAAGCCGTAACTCGCGTGATTGAGGCCGGAACTCGCGAGTTCCGGCCTCAATCACGCGAGATCCGGCCCGGATCACGCGAGTTACGGGCTCAGAGGCGGCGGTTGGCCAGGGCACCGGTGGCCGTGCGGGCCTGAGCGGACACTGCCGGGTCCACGTCGATCAGCAGCATCTCCGGCTCGGCCCCCGCCGCCGCCGGCACGCGGCCGAAGCCGTCCGCGGCCAGCGAATATCCGATTCCCGTCGGGGCCTTCGGATTGACCTCGACGCCCGTCGCCGCCGGGTTGGCCTGGCCGCAGGCCAGCACCCAGCAGCCCGAATCGAGGGCCCGGGCCCGCACCAGGACCTCCCACTGCTCCCGCTTGCCCGTCCCCGCACCCCACGACGCCGGCAGCAGCACGACGTCGGCACCGTCGTCGGCCAGCGCGCGGAACAGCTCCGGGAAGCGCACGTCGTAGCAGGTAGCGACGCCGTACACGATGCCGTCGTGCTCGAACGTCACCGGCGCGGTGCCCGGGGCGACCGTGTCGGACTCGGCGAAGCCGAACGCGTCGTAGAGGTGGATCTTGTCGTAGCCGAGGTGGTGCCCGGCGCCGGTGACCAGCAGCGTGTTGCGCACGCGGCCCTCGTCCGCGGGGGTGAACATGCCGGCCACGACCAGCACGCCGTGCTCCGCGGCGACCGCGGCCACCGCCGACGCCCACGGCCCGTCGAGGGACTCCGCGACCGGCTCCAGCGGACGCCCGAAGCGCGCCATCGTCGCCTCGGGGAACACGACGATCCGCGCGCCGCCCGCCACCGCGGCTTCCACCCCGGAGCGAACCAGTTTCAGGTTCGCCTCCGGATCGTCACCCGAGCTGACCTGGCACAACGCGATTCGCGCCACCGCTGCCTCCTGCATTCTGGGATCGGCTGTCACTCTGCCGCACGAAGGAGTATCGCTGAAAACCCGTTCGGCGTGACCTCGTACCCTGGGGGCATGTTGAACCGCACCGACCTGCGCGGGCAGGTCCCGACCGCCGCCGAACTGCGCGCGACGCTCCCCCGCGCCGAATACGACGTGGACGCGGCGCTGCATCACGTGCGTCCGGTGGTCGAGGCGGTCCGCGACCGCGGTGTCGAAGCCGTCCTCGAGTACACCGAGAAGTTCGACAAGGTCCGTCCCGGCGCCGTGCGCGTCCCGCGGGCCGAACTGACGCAGGCGCTGGAGCGGCTCGACCCGGCCGTGCGCGCCGCGCTGGAGGAGTCGATCACCCGCGCCCGGAAGGTGCACGCCGAGCAGCGCCGCACCGACGTGACGACCACGGTCGTCGAAGGCGGCACGGTGACCGAGAAGTGGGTGCCGGTCGAGCGCGTCGGGCTGTACGCGCCGGGCGGGCTGGCGGTGTACCCGTCGACCGTGGTGATGAACGTCGTCCCGGCGCAGATCGCGGGCGTCGGCTCGCTGGTCGTCTGCTCGCCGCCGCAGGCCGCGTTCGACGGCCTGCCGCACCCGACCATCCTCGCCGCGGCCGAGCTGCTCGGCGTCGACGAGGTGTGGGCGGCGGGCGGCGCGCAGGCCGTCGCGCTGATGGCGTATGGCGGCACGGACACCGACGGCGCCGAGCTCGCGCCGGTCGACACCGTCACCGGGCCGGGCAACATCTACCTCACCGCGGCGAAGCGGCTGCTGCGCGGCCTGATCGGCATCGACGCCGAGGCCGGGCCCACCGAGATCGCCATCCTCGCCGACGAGACGGCCGACCCGGCGCACGTCGCCGCCGACCTGATCAGCCAGGCCGAGCACGACCCGCTCGCCGCGAGCGTCCTGGTGACGACGTCGGCCGAGCTGGCCGACGCCGTCGACAAGGAGCTGGTGAACCGCGTCGCGGCGACGAAGCACAGTTCGCGGGTCGCCGAAGCGCTGGGCGGCAAGCAGTCCGGCATCATCCTGGTGTCCACAGTGGACGACGGGCTGCGGGTCGTCGACGCCTACGCCGCCGAGCACCTGGAGATCCAGACGGCGGACGCGCACGAAGTCGCGGCCCGGGTCCGCAACGCGGGCGCGATCTTCGTCGGCGCGTACGCCCCGGTTTCGCTCGGCGACTACTGCGCCGGGTCCAACCACGTGCTGCCCACCGGCGGGTTCGCCCGCCACTCCTCGGGCCTGTCGGTGCAGAGCTTCCTCAAGGGCATCCACGTCGTGGACTACTCGGAAGAGGCGCTGCGCGAGGTCGCCGGCCGCGTCGTCGCGCTGGCCGACGCCGAGGACCTGCCCGCACACGGCGAAGCCGTCGCCGCGCGCTTCGGAGGTTCGGTCTGATGACGATCGGCGAAGAGGTCACCCTGGACGCACTGCCGCTGCGGGACGACCTGCGCGGCAAGTCTCCGTACGGCGCGCCGCAGCTGGACGTCCCGGTCCGGCTCAACACCAACGAAAACCCGTACCCGCCGCCGCCCGAACTGGTCGAGGACGTCGCGGAGGCGGTCCGTGCGGAGGCCGCCGAGCTGCACCGCTACCCGGACCGCGACGCGGTGGCGTTGCGCCAGGACCTGGCCGACTACCTGAGCGTGTCGACGCGGGTGGTGCTGTCGGAGGCGAACGTCTGGGCCGCCAACGGGTCCAACGAGGTGCTGCAGCAGATCCTGCAGGCGTTCGGCGGTCCCGGGCGCAGCGCGCTCGGCTTCGAGCCGTCGTACTCGATGCACCCGATCATCGCGTCCGGCACGCGCACCGAGTGGGTCCCGGCGCCGCGCCGCGACGACTTCACGCTCGACACGGCCGCGGCGGCGTCGGTGATCCTCGAACGGCGTCCGGACGTCGTGTTCGTCACCAGCCCGAACAACCCGACCGGTGGCTCGATCCCGCTTTCCGAGCTGCGCACGGTGCTCGACGCGGCGACCGGGATCGTCGTCGTCGACGAGGCATACGCGGAGTTCTCGTCGCAGCCGAGCGCGGTCGAGCTGCTGGCGGACTACCCTGCGCGGCTGATCGTCTCGCGCACGATGAGCAAGGCGTTCGCGTTCGCGGGCGGCCGGCTCGGCTACCTGGCGGCGGCGCCGGCGGTGGTCGACGCGCTGCAGCTGGTGCGCCTGCCGTACCACCTTTCGCGGCTGACGCAGGCAGCGGCCCGGGCGGCGCTGCGGCACGCGGACGCCACTTTGGACAGCGTGCACAAGCTGGCCGCCGAACGCGACCGCGTAGTGGAGGCGTTGGCGGGCCTGGGTTACGACCCGGTACCGAGCGACTCGAACTTCGTCCTCTTCGGACGTTTTTCGGACACGCACGCTGCCTGGCAGTCCTATTTGGACCGCGGGGTGCTGATCCGCGACCCGGGCATCCCGGGTCACCTGCGCGTCAGCATCGGCACCCCGGAAGAGAACGACGCCTTCCTCGAGGCGAGTAAGGAAGTCTCGCGATGACCCGCATCGGCAAGGTCGAACGGACCACCAAGGAGTCCTCGATCTTCGTCCAGCTGGACCTCGACGGTACGGGCGAGGTCGAGATCTCGACCGGCGTGCCGTTCTACGACCACATGCTGACGGCGTTCGGCGTGCACGGCTCGCTGAACCTGAAGGTCGAGGCCACCGGCGACGTCCACATCGACGCCCACCACACGGTGGAGGACACGGCGATCGTGCTGGGCCAGGCCATCCGCCAGGCCCTGGGCGACAAGAGCGGCATCCGCCGGTTCGGCGACGCGTGGATCCCGATGGACGAAACCCTGGCGCACGCGGCGATCGACGTGTCGGGCCGGCCGTACTGCGTGCACGTGGGCGAGCCGGAGCAGTTCACCACGTTCACGATCGGCGGCAACTACCCGTTCGTCCTGACGCGCCACGTGTTCGACTCGCTGTCGTTCCACGCGCAGATCGCGTTGCACGTAAGGGTGATCCACGGCCGCGACCCGCACCACATCGCGGAGGCGGAGTACAAGGCGGTGGCCCGGGCGCTGCGCGCGGCAACGGAGCCGGACCCCCGCGCGGCCGGCATCCCCTCGACGAAGGGCGTCCTGTGAGCAGCGGAGTCGTCGGAGTGCTCCTGCTGGCCCTGGGCGGCTTCCTGGTGGGCGGCGTCTACTCGACGTGGAAGACGGCGAAGTTCATGGCGGCGGTACTCGGCCTCGCCGCCCTGCTGGCCATCGGCGGCGCGATCTTCTGGTTCTCGAGCTGAAAGCCGTGAATGGCACATTGAGGGACTTAGAGTCCCTCAATGTGCCATTCACGGACCTTGGCTAGCGGCTTGCGCCGACCAGTTCCCGGCCGTCGTCACCAGGGGCGTCGTCGAGCTGCTTCGTCAGCTTCTCGCCCTCGACGTCGACGTCCGGCAGGATGCGGTCGAGCCACTTCGGCAGCCACCACGCGCCGCGGCCGAGCAGGGACATCACCGCCGGGACCAGCGTCATGCGGACCACGAACGCGTCCACCAGCACGCCGAACGCCAGCGCGAAGCCGATCGACTGGATCAGCGACGACTCGGCGAGCACGAACCCGGCGAACACGCTGATCATGATCAGCGCCGCCGCGACGACGACCCGCGCCCCGTGCCGGAAGCCGGTGACCATCGCCTCCTGCGGCTCGGCGCCGTGCACGTGCTCCTCACGCATCCGCGTCACCAGGAACACCTGGTAGTCCATCGCCAGCCCGAACAGCACGCCGATCAGCAGGATCGGCAGCATGCTCATGATCGGCCCGGTCGACTCGACGCCCAGGAGATCCGTGAGCCAGCCCCACTGGAACACCGCGACCACCGCGCCGAACGTCGCCGCGACCGAGCCGAGGAAACCGATCGTCGCCTTCAGCGGCACCACGACCGAGCGGAACACCAGCATCAGCAGCACGAACGCCAGCCCGACGATCAGCGCGAGGTACGGCAGCATCGCGTCCGACAGCTTCGCGGAGACGTCGATGTTCGCCGCGGTCTGTCCGGTGACGGCCAGCTTCGCGCTCGTCGTGTTCTCCAGCACACCCGACTCGGTGCGGATCGCCGCGACGAGGTCCTCGGTCTGGGTGCTGCTCGGCCCGCTCTTCGGAATCACCGTGAGCAACGCCGTGTCACCGGTCTGGTTGACGCGCGGCGGGGTGACGGCGGCGACGTCGGGCAGCTTCTGGATGTCGGCCGCGGCCTGGCCGAGCGCGGCCTGGCGGTTGGTGCTCGCGCCGATGTCGACGACGACCAGCAGCGGCCCGTTCGCGCCTTCGCCGAAGCTGCGGCTGACGATTTCGTACGCCTTGTGCTGCGTCGACTCCGGCGCGGCGGTGCTGTCGTTGGGCAGGCCCAGCTGCATGCCGAGCGCGGGCAGCGCGACGACGGTCAGGCCGGCCAGCGCGACGAGCAGCACCGGGATCCGGTGGCGGGCGACGAACCGCGCCCAGCGCTCGCCGTGCGTCGGTTCGACCGGCTTGCGCCGCAGCCGGATGCGGTCGCCGGCGACCCGGGACCCGGCGAAGCCGAGGATGGCGGGCAGCAGCGTCAGCGCGATGACCACGGCGATCGCGACGGTCACCGCCGCGGCGACGCCCATCTGGCCGAGGAACGGGATGCCGATCACGGTGAGGCCGGCCAAGGCGATGATGACGGTCAGCCCGGCGAAGACCACGGCGGACCCGGCAGTGCCCGCCGCGCGTCCGGCGGCTTCTTCGGGATCGCGGCCGATGCCCAGCTCGTGGCGGTAGCGCGACACGATGAACAGCGCGTAGTCGATGCCGACGGCCAGGCCGATCATCAGCGCCAGGACCGGCGTGTTCGAGTTCAGCTCGAGGAATCCGGAGGCGAGGAAGATGCCCGCCATCCCGGTGCCGACGCCGATCAGGGCGGTGAGCAGCGGAATCCCGGCCGCGAGCAGTGAGCCGAACGTGATGACCAGCACGACGGCGGCGACCGCGACACCCAGGCCCTCGGTGGCGCCGGTCGCGGGCGCGCCCTGCACGGCGTCGCCGCCGAACTCGACGTTGAACCCGGCGGCGCGGCCGGCGTTCGCGGTGTCCAGCAGCGCCTGGCGGTCTCCGTCCGTGAGCTCGTACGCCTTCGCTCCGTAACTGACCTGGGCGAGCGCGACACGCTGATCGGGTGAGATCGACCGCGCCTGGAACGGGTCGACCACGGCCGAGACCTTCGGCGCCGTCTTCAGCTGCGCGACCAGGGCCTCGACGGCGGCCTTGCCCTTGGCGTCGGTCACGGTGGTCCCGGCCGGGGCCTCGATCGCCACGCGTGCGGTGGCCCCACCGGCGTTGGCCTGCGGAAACTTCTCGGTGAGCAGGTCGATCGCCCGCTGTGACTCGGTGCCGGGGATCGTCACCGAGTTCGACAGCTGGCCCGACAGCGTCAGCGCGCCCAGCCCGAGCGCCACCAGGACGGCCGCCCAGACGGCCGCGACCAGCGCTCTCCGCCGGAAGGAAAACCGGCCGAGCCGGTACAGGAAGGTCGCCACGAGTCAGCTCCGTTTCGCCCGAACGGGGTCCATGCACTCCGTCAAGTGAGCTCCACGCTAGCCGATCGACAAGGGAACTCCAAGCCGATCGGCAAGTATGTGACTTGCCGAACAGCAAGGTCGCCCCCTTGTCGTTCGGCAAGTAACTCGGTTTGCCGATCGACAAGCCGTGACGTAGGCTCCGACGGCTCAATGAGGAGGAAGAATGACCGCCGGCCCGGCCGAGGACACCCGGACCCGACTGCTGCGGACCGCGCTGCGCCTGTTCACCGAACACGGGGTCGAGGGCACTTCGCTGCAGATGATCGCCGACGCGCTGGGGATCACCAAGGCCGCCGTCTACTACCACTTCAAGACGAAGGCGGAGATCACCGAGGCGGTGGCCGAGCCGGGCATCCGTGATCTGGACGAGCTGGTGCGCCGGGCGGCGGCGCAGAGGCGGCGCGGCGCGCAGGTGGACCTGCTGCTCGAAGGGTTCGTCGACCTGGTGATCCGGCACCGCGCGCTGGTGGCGCTGTTTTCGAGCGACCCGGGCATCGCCCGCGCGATCGAGAAGTCCGCGCACGGCGGCACGGAGGACTTCGGCCGCGTACTGCTCGGCATCCTTTCCGGCCCCGACCCGGACACGACGGCCCGCGTCAACGCGCTGGTGGCCGTGACCGGCATCGCGATGGCCGGCGGCTCCCCGGACCTGGCCGCCCTCGGCGACGACGAACTCCGCGCGGAACTCCTCGACGTCGGCCGCCGCCTCCTCGGCCGCCCCCGCCGCCGAACCCCCGTGTCGGCCTTCTGATCACGAGTGATGCCTCCCCAATCACACGTGATTCCCCTTTGATCACGAGACCGGCGTGATTGTGCCCGGATCTCGCGTGACGGGACCCGGATCTCGCGTGATTGGGGGCGGATCTCGTGTGAAGGGGGAGAGGTAGGTCGGGGGGACTGTTGCTGTCAGTCAGACTTCGTTCGCGCTCACCTGGAACGTGTGACCTCCCGCCGCGGGCAACCGGTTAAATGCCGCCTTCGACCGCGGGACGCAGTTTGCTCGCTCCCGGCCCGAAGCGGGCCAGCTCGTCGTCGTTGTTGTAGAGCGCGCAGCTGCGCAGGGAAAGGCATCCGCAGCCGACGCAGCCGGTGAGCCGGTCCCGGAGGCGTTGCAGGGCGTCGATCCGCGCGTCGAGCTCGTGCTGCCAGTCTCGGGACAGGCGTGCCCAGTCGGCTTTCGTCGGGGCGTGGTCCACCGGCAGCGTCTCCAGCGCCGAGCTGATGTCTTCGAGCGAAAGGCCGACGCGTTGCGCGGCGCGGATGAACGCGATCCGGCGCAGCACCGAGCGGGAATAGCGGCGCTGGTTGCCCGCCGACCGCTCCGAACCGATCAGCCCCTTCTCCTCGTAGAACCGCAGTGCCGTGTGCGGAACCCCGCTGCGTTCCGCCACCTGTCCGATGCTGAGATGGTCAGCGAGCCTGGTCACCAGGTCAGACTATCCTTGACTTCGAGTTTGGTCGAGGTTGCATGGTCGTGTCATGACCACTGTGATCGAACCCGGCTACGCGGACCTGCCGCGGCTGATTTCGCTGATGACCGGCGACGAAAAGCACAGCGCCGCCGCGGAGTCCACTTTGGACGTTCTGTGGGTGCTCTACGACCGGGTGCTCGACATCACGCCGGACAACTTCCGCGAAGCCGGCCGTGACCGCTTCCTGCTGTCCAAAGGGCATGGCCCGATGGCGTACTACGCCGTGCTCACCGTGAAGGGGTTCATCTCCGAAGCCGAGCTGCCGACCTGGTCCGACCCGGTGTCGCGGCTCGGTTATCACCCCGACCGGCGGCGGATCCCCGGTGTCGAGATCTCCAGCGGCTCCCTCGGCCACGGCCTCCCGATCGCGCTCGGCACCGCGTTCGGCCTGCGGGCCCGCGGCCTGACGGACGCCAAGGTCGTGACGCTCGTCGGCGACGCCGAGCTGGACGAAGGCTCGAACCACGAAGCGATCGTCGTCGCGGCGCGGGCCGGCCTCGAAAACCTGACCACGGTGGTGGTCGACAACCAGTCGTCGACGCGCGGCTGGCCG
This window of the Amycolatopsis balhimycina FH 1894 genome carries:
- a CDS encoding thiamine pyrophosphate-dependent enzyme, which encodes MTTVIEPGYADLPRLISLMTGDEKHSAAAESTLDVLWVLYDRVLDITPDNFREAGRDRFLLSKGHGPMAYYAVLTVKGFISEAELPTWSDPVSRLGYHPDRRRIPGVEISSGSLGHGLPIALGTAFGLRARGLTDAKVVTLVGDAELDEGSNHEAIVVAARAGLENLTTVVVDNQSSTRGWPGGIARRFAVEGWETRTVSGRDHGELYDAFTTAHPGRPLAVVAVVEPKG
- the soxR gene encoding redox-sensitive transcriptional activator SoxR; translation: MTRLADHLSIGQVAERSGVPHTALRFYEEKGLIGSERSAGNQRRYSRSVLRRIAFIRAAQRVGLSLEDISSALETLPVDHAPTKADWARLSRDWQHELDARIDALQRLRDRLTGCVGCGCLSLRSCALYNNDDELARFGPGASKLRPAVEGGI